One window of Corynebacterium doosanense CAU 212 = DSM 45436 genomic DNA carries:
- a CDS encoding LLM class flavin-dependent oxidoreductase — protein sequence MNPHVTLHWFLPTYGDSRAIMSGGHGSGHETGEREGTLAYLTQMALAAESQGMESMLVPTGLSCEDAWLAAAALIPQTTRLKFLIAIRPGLVSPTIIAQQAATFQQLSGNRLLLNVVVGGEDHEQRAFGDDSTKEQRYRRAAEVLEITDQLWNSAEEVTFRGEHTWVEKVVLRVRPEVSPQIFFGGSSQPGIEVAARRADVYLTWGEPPAQAKAKIDRVSEAAAAEGRELEYGIRFHIIARPTSAEAWAAAQGQLDSIDPAEVRRIQEGLARSQSEGQRRMTELHQQGSEFEAGTDARSLEIAPNLWAGVGLIRGGAGTALVGSYEEVAQRIAEYREAGFEHFILSGYPNLEETFQVGEGVVPALQRLGVDVANR from the coding sequence ATGAATCCTCATGTCACCCTCCACTGGTTCCTGCCCACCTACGGCGATTCCCGAGCGATCATGTCGGGAGGTCACGGGTCGGGGCACGAGACGGGGGAGCGGGAGGGGACGCTGGCGTACCTCACGCAGATGGCACTGGCCGCGGAGTCCCAGGGCATGGAATCGATGCTGGTGCCCACCGGCCTGTCGTGCGAGGACGCCTGGCTCGCCGCCGCCGCACTGATCCCGCAGACCACGCGGCTGAAGTTTCTCATCGCCATCCGACCGGGCCTGGTGAGCCCGACGATCATCGCCCAGCAGGCGGCCACGTTCCAGCAGCTGTCCGGCAACCGCCTGCTGCTCAATGTCGTCGTCGGCGGCGAGGACCACGAGCAGCGCGCCTTCGGTGACGACTCCACCAAGGAGCAGCGTTACCGCCGGGCAGCCGAGGTCCTGGAGATCACTGACCAGTTGTGGAACTCGGCCGAAGAGGTGACCTTCCGCGGCGAGCACACCTGGGTGGAGAAGGTGGTGCTTCGGGTGCGTCCCGAGGTTTCACCCCAGATCTTCTTCGGCGGCTCCTCTCAGCCGGGCATCGAGGTCGCGGCCCGGCGTGCCGACGTCTATCTCACCTGGGGCGAGCCTCCGGCGCAGGCCAAGGCGAAGATCGACCGGGTCTCGGAGGCCGCCGCGGCCGAGGGCCGGGAGCTGGAGTACGGCATCCGCTTCCACATCATCGCCCGGCCCACGTCCGCCGAGGCCTGGGCCGCCGCGCAGGGCCAGCTCGACAGCATCGACCCGGCCGAGGTGAGGCGGATCCAGGAGGGTCTGGCCAGGTCGCAGTCCGAGGGCCAGCGCCGGATGACCGAGCTGCACCAGCAGGGCAGCGAGTTCGAGGCAGGCACCGACGCCCGCTCGCTCGAGATCGCCCCGAACCTCTGGGCCGGCGTAGGTCTCATCCGCGGCGGCGCGGGTACCGCACTGGTGGGCTCCTACGAGGAGGTCGCCCAGCGCATCGCCGAATACCGCGAGGCCGGGTTCGAGCACTTCATCCTCTCCGGTTACCCGAACCTCGAGGAGACCTTCCAGGTAGGCGAGGGGGTCGTGCCCGCGCTGCAGCGGCTCGGTGTCGACGTGGCCAACCGCTAG
- a CDS encoding HNH endonuclease signature motif containing protein: MYTIDDFDTMSTRQLVRTLHTAHGEMTRFKAAFILALARFEAAGLARSLGAPSAAVWVMRHLGVAKSTAFEYLRVGQALRQFALVAAAFLAGEISYSVVRLLLPRLTPADEEALLSLATRMTLSELERELAGTADRPDRPPTEDLSFHVDEETGWLRFHGRLSPENGARLLSALKMAELASLRGVDDLVGLEENALDAALAEAEQEPVVVEAELVSGEKDPRSSTGFGVPVRDNLLSSFLSMVNMTRSRPTNKLRTPGAQVNLLVGETGQAILPSQPGARTSDLVAAALNGDMRAHLLNQKGIQIHVSESRRLVSDAQVTALMAQWHFQCATPGCNHARFIEFHHIVAHAEGGPTALWNLVPLCSSCHSLVTVGVLRIDLDGDRLLFRFPGGVAFASENRSTPMRIGRDGFRFADQPEEYAAAYSSGA; encoded by the coding sequence ATGTACACGATCGACGATTTCGACACAATGAGCACCCGCCAGCTGGTGCGCACGCTGCACACCGCCCACGGGGAGATGACCAGATTCAAGGCGGCCTTCATCCTCGCGCTCGCGCGTTTCGAGGCCGCCGGCCTCGCCCGTTCGCTGGGCGCACCCAGCGCCGCGGTCTGGGTGATGCGACATCTCGGTGTAGCCAAGTCAACCGCGTTCGAGTACCTCCGGGTGGGTCAGGCCCTGAGACAGTTCGCCCTGGTAGCGGCGGCGTTCCTTGCCGGGGAGATCTCCTATTCCGTCGTCCGGCTTCTGCTGCCCCGGCTGACTCCGGCCGATGAGGAGGCGCTGCTCTCGCTGGCTACGAGGATGACGCTGTCCGAGCTGGAACGTGAGCTGGCCGGCACCGCCGATCGCCCCGATCGCCCGCCGACGGAGGACCTGTCCTTCCACGTCGACGAGGAGACCGGCTGGCTGCGTTTCCACGGCCGGCTCAGCCCCGAGAACGGTGCGCGGCTGTTGTCGGCGCTGAAGATGGCCGAGCTGGCGAGCCTGCGCGGGGTCGATGACCTCGTGGGCCTCGAGGAGAATGCGCTGGATGCGGCGCTGGCGGAGGCCGAGCAGGAACCCGTGGTCGTGGAGGCCGAACTGGTGTCCGGAGAGAAGGATCCGCGCAGTTCGACCGGCTTCGGCGTACCGGTGCGCGATAACCTGCTGTCCTCGTTCCTCTCCATGGTCAACATGACCAGAAGCCGGCCGACCAACAAACTGCGGACACCCGGAGCCCAGGTGAACCTGCTGGTGGGGGAGACGGGGCAGGCGATCCTGCCGTCCCAGCCCGGGGCGAGAACCAGCGATCTGGTGGCCGCCGCGCTCAACGGGGACATGCGGGCGCACCTGCTCAACCAGAAGGGCATTCAGATCCACGTGTCGGAGAGCAGGCGCCTGGTCAGCGACGCGCAGGTCACCGCGCTCATGGCGCAGTGGCACTTCCAGTGCGCGACGCCGGGGTGTAATCACGCCCGGTTCATTGAGTTCCACCACATAGTGGCGCACGCGGAGGGCGGGCCGACGGCCCTGTGGAACCTTGTACCGCTGTGTTCCTCCTGCCACTCCCTGGTGACGGTGGGAGTGCTGCGGATCGACCTCGACGGGGACCGGTTGCTCTTCCGGTTCCCCGGGGGAGTGGCGTTTGCGTCGGAGAACCGTTCGACACCGATGCGCATCGGCCGGGACGGATTCCGGTTTGCGGACCAGCCCGAGGAGTATGCGGCCGCATACTCGTCGGGGGCCTAA
- the recF gene encoding DNA replication/repair protein RecF (All proteins in this family for which functions are known are DNA-binding proteins that assist the filamentation of RecA onto DNA for the initiation of recombination or recombinational repair.) — MYVRQLELRDFRSWPKLELGLERGVNLIVGRNGFGKTNIVEAVGYLAHLSSHRVNHDAPLVRAGAADARISVTTVNQGRELTSHLLIKPHAANLAQINRTRLKTPRELLGITHSVLFAPEDLSLVRGEPAERRRYLDDLIAARTPRLAGVKAEYDKVLKQRGALLKNASQTLRRGYSDDDGASALATLDVWDSQLAALGAQVTSARLELLADLEKYVVDAYSAIAPESRPAKVTYHSTVEKTVNSLVGDDEPVTTEILEAAILADLGKVRQREIERGTSLVGPHRDDLILHLGQQPAKGFASHGETWSYAISLRLAEFNLLRDSAGSDPVLILDDVFAELDAERRRRLVEVAAAAEQVIITAAVDEDLPENLGGTVVQRFSVVTEDTENGRISRIADGR; from the coding sequence GTGTACGTCCGGCAACTGGAACTCCGGGACTTCCGCTCCTGGCCGAAGCTCGAACTCGGCCTCGAGCGCGGGGTCAATCTCATCGTGGGGCGCAACGGTTTCGGCAAGACCAACATCGTCGAGGCCGTGGGTTACCTGGCGCACCTCTCCTCGCACCGGGTCAACCACGACGCGCCGCTCGTGCGCGCGGGAGCGGCCGACGCACGGATCTCCGTGACCACCGTCAACCAGGGCCGGGAGCTGACCAGCCACCTGCTCATCAAACCGCACGCCGCCAACCTCGCGCAGATCAACCGCACGCGGCTGAAAACCCCCCGTGAGCTGCTGGGCATTACCCATTCCGTGCTCTTCGCGCCCGAGGATCTCTCCCTGGTCCGCGGCGAGCCCGCGGAGCGGCGCCGCTATCTGGATGACCTCATCGCAGCGCGCACCCCGCGCCTGGCCGGCGTGAAGGCCGAGTACGACAAGGTGCTCAAGCAGCGTGGTGCGCTGCTGAAGAACGCCTCCCAGACCCTGCGCCGGGGTTACTCGGACGACGACGGCGCCTCGGCCCTGGCCACTCTCGACGTGTGGGACTCCCAGCTCGCGGCCCTGGGCGCGCAGGTGACCTCGGCCCGCCTAGAATTGCTAGCCGATCTGGAGAAGTACGTCGTCGACGCCTACTCGGCCATCGCCCCGGAATCCCGGCCCGCGAAGGTCACCTATCACTCGACCGTGGAGAAGACCGTCAACTCCCTGGTGGGGGATGACGAGCCCGTGACCACGGAGATTCTCGAGGCCGCCATCCTCGCAGACCTGGGCAAGGTTCGCCAGCGCGAGATCGAACGTGGCACCTCCCTGGTCGGCCCGCACCGCGATGACCTCATCCTGCATCTGGGGCAGCAGCCAGCGAAGGGGTTCGCCAGTCACGGGGAAACCTGGTCCTACGCCATTTCCCTGCGGCTGGCCGAGTTCAACCTGCTCCGGGACTCGGCCGGGAGTGACCCGGTTCTCATCCTCGACGACGTCTTCGCGGAGCTCGACGCCGAACGCCGCCGGCGGCTCGTCGAGGTCGCGGCGGCCGCGGAACAGGTCATCATCACGGCGGCAGTGGATGAGGATCTGCCGGAGAACCTCGGGGGCACGGTAGTGCAGCGGTTCTCGGTGGTCACCGAGGACACCGAGAACGGGAGAATCTCGAGGATCGCCGATGGACGATAA
- a CDS encoding DUF6918 family protein, whose product MSDLSTLLDTENRPVVVADITSLVDGAITDLSGITGMTVRGALSAARKTNGDLIPTAVDNLLPDILGDLQSHWEDYQQSGRQDFGAFLESRADDVSESLLSTADRAVEQKGGGAVAKVYNSLRGRGTKLMAPHIPALGRIIDNHMR is encoded by the coding sequence ATGTCAGACCTCTCCACCCTCCTCGATACGGAGAACCGACCCGTCGTGGTCGCCGACATCACCTCGCTTGTCGACGGCGCCATTACCGACCTGTCCGGCATCACCGGAATGACCGTCAGGGGTGCGCTCTCCGCAGCCCGCAAGACCAACGGCGACCTCATCCCCACGGCCGTGGACAACCTGCTGCCCGACATCCTCGGCGACCTGCAGTCCCACTGGGAGGACTACCAGCAGTCCGGCCGGCAGGACTTCGGCGCCTTCCTGGAGTCGCGCGCCGATGACGTCAGCGAATCCCTGCTCAGCACCGCCGACCGGGCCGTGGAGCAGAAGGGTGGCGGCGCAGTGGCCAAGGTGTATAACTCCCTGCGTGGCCGGGGCACCAAACTGATGGCGCCGCACATCCCAGCGCTGGGCAGGATCATCGACAACCACATGCGTTAG
- the dnaN gene encoding DNA polymerase III subunit beta: MDSQAVSFRVARDDLGNAVAWVARSLPTKATQPVLRAMVITAGDDGLELAGFDYEISTRVRIPAEIAESGRIAVAGKLMSEIVNTLPNKPVDLQVDGTKLLLACGSSRFELPLIPLDDYPQLPSLPEVTGTIDPSLFVDAVTQVASAAGRDDTLPMLTGVHIEIDGENVKLAATDRFRLAMRTLEWNPAGAQTRAKLLVPAKSLQDNARTLDTSLGDPVEIAVGAGDNIGGEGLFGLHSASRETTTRMLDAEFPNIQPLLPKTHTSLASVEIAPLQDAIRRVSLVTDRNAQIRMEFSDGQVVLSAGGNDSGHAEEAIPCAFSGRDSLIIAFNPGYLKDGLGVVRTERVVFGFTEPSRPAILIPEPDELPEADADGNFPTPQTNFTYLLMPVRLPG, from the coding sequence ATGGATTCACAAGCGGTGTCATTCCGCGTCGCCCGCGACGACCTGGGCAATGCCGTCGCCTGGGTTGCCCGCAGTCTGCCCACCAAGGCCACGCAGCCGGTTCTGCGCGCGATGGTCATCACCGCCGGTGACGACGGCCTCGAGCTCGCCGGGTTCGACTACGAAATCTCCACCCGCGTCCGCATCCCGGCAGAGATCGCCGAGTCGGGCCGGATCGCCGTGGCCGGCAAGCTCATGTCGGAGATCGTCAACACGCTGCCCAACAAACCCGTCGATCTCCAGGTCGACGGCACGAAGCTGCTGCTGGCCTGCGGATCCTCCCGCTTCGAGCTGCCCCTGATCCCGTTGGACGACTACCCGCAGCTGCCGAGCCTCCCTGAGGTCACCGGCACCATCGATCCGTCCCTGTTCGTCGACGCGGTCACGCAGGTAGCCTCCGCGGCCGGCCGCGACGACACGCTGCCCATGCTCACCGGCGTGCACATCGAGATCGACGGCGAGAACGTCAAACTCGCGGCCACCGACCGCTTCCGCCTGGCCATGCGCACCCTGGAGTGGAACCCCGCTGGGGCGCAAACCCGGGCGAAGCTCCTGGTCCCGGCCAAGTCCCTGCAGGATAACGCCCGCACACTGGACACCAGTCTCGGCGATCCCGTCGAGATCGCCGTGGGCGCCGGCGACAACATCGGCGGTGAGGGCCTCTTCGGCCTGCATTCCGCCTCGCGCGAGACCACCACCCGCATGCTCGACGCCGAGTTCCCGAACATCCAGCCGCTGCTGCCGAAGACCCACACGTCGCTGGCCTCCGTGGAGATCGCCCCGCTCCAGGACGCCATCCGCCGCGTCAGCCTGGTCACCGACCGCAACGCGCAGATCCGCATGGAGTTCTCCGACGGCCAGGTGGTGCTCTCCGCCGGCGGAAACGATTCCGGCCACGCCGAGGAGGCCATTCCCTGCGCCTTCTCCGGACGGGACTCGCTCATCATCGCCTTCAACCCGGGCTACCTCAAGGACGGTCTAGGCGTCGTGCGCACCGAGCGGGTGGTCTTCGGATTCACGGAGCCCTCCCGTCCAGCCATTCTCATCCCCGAACCCGACGAGCTTCCGGAGGCGGATGCGGACGGAAACTTCCCGACTCCGCAGACGAACTTCACCTACCTCCTCATGCCCGTGCGCCTGCCCGGTTAG
- the gyrA gene encoding DNA gyrase subunit A, producing the protein MSDETPGSGVGTGDGGGYDRIQPIDINQEMQTSYIDYAMSVIVGRALPEVRDGMKPVHRRIIYAMYDSGYRPERSYVKSARPVADTMGHYHPHGDTAIYDTLVRLAQPWNMRYPLIDGQGNFGSRGNDGAAAMRYTECKLTPIAMELVRDIRENAVDFSPNYDGKNREPDVLPSRVPNLLMNGSNGIAVGMATNIPPHNLTELADAIFWILDNFTSSDEERLEACMKFVKGPDFPTAAQIVGTQGIRDAYTTGRGSIRMRGIAEMEEVGNRQTIVITELPYAVNPDNLITNIADQVANGKLAGISKIDDESSDRVGMRIVVTLKRDAVPRVVLNNLYKHSQLESNFSANMLSIVDGVPRTLRLDQMLTFYVLHQIEVIVRRTQYRLDEAEKRAHILRGLVKALDMLDEVIALIRRSPTVDEARTGLMELLDVDEIQADAILAMQLRRLAALERQKIIDELAEIELEIADLKDILSNPERQRQIVRDELKEIVDKYGDERRTTLIADTGDVNAEDLIARENVVVTITQTGYAKRTKVDAYKSQKRGGKGVRGAELKQDDVVKNFFICSTHDWILFFTNFGRVYRLKTYQLPEASRTARGQHVANLLELQPEERITQVIQIRTYEDAPYLVLATKDGRVKKSRLTDYESARQAGLIAINLNEGDALIGAQLVDDGDDVLLVSEKGQAIRFTADDEQLRPMGRATAGVKGMRFRDDDQLLAMTVVRDGEFLLVATSGGYGKRTPIGEYATQGRGGLGVMTFKYSPKRGKLIGALAVDEDDQIFAITAAGGVIRTEVNQIRPSSRATMGVRLVDLAEGNELLAIDVNVEDEGEDEANAVARGERTLEEAMAELPGVKSDETFVEPNEEDTDDDE; encoded by the coding sequence ATGAGCGACGAGACCCCAGGATCCGGCGTCGGAACCGGAGACGGCGGCGGTTACGACCGCATCCAGCCGATCGACATCAACCAGGAGATGCAGACCTCCTACATCGATTACGCCATGAGCGTGATCGTCGGGCGCGCGCTGCCCGAGGTGCGCGACGGCATGAAACCCGTGCACCGCCGCATCATCTACGCGATGTACGACTCCGGCTACCGCCCCGAGCGCAGCTATGTGAAGTCCGCGCGCCCCGTCGCCGACACCATGGGCCACTATCACCCGCACGGCGACACGGCCATCTACGACACCCTCGTGCGCCTGGCCCAGCCGTGGAACATGCGTTACCCGCTCATCGACGGTCAGGGTAACTTTGGCTCGCGCGGCAACGACGGTGCGGCCGCCATGCGTTACACGGAGTGCAAGCTCACCCCGATCGCCATGGAACTCGTGCGTGACATCCGTGAGAACGCCGTCGACTTCTCCCCGAACTACGACGGCAAGAACCGCGAGCCGGACGTCCTGCCCTCGCGTGTGCCCAACCTGCTGATGAACGGCTCCAACGGCATCGCCGTGGGCATGGCCACCAACATCCCGCCGCACAACCTCACGGAGCTGGCCGACGCCATCTTCTGGATCCTGGACAACTTCACCTCCAGCGACGAGGAGCGCCTCGAGGCGTGCATGAAGTTCGTCAAGGGACCCGACTTCCCCACTGCGGCGCAGATCGTGGGCACCCAGGGTATCCGCGACGCGTACACCACCGGCCGCGGCTCCATCCGCATGCGCGGCATCGCCGAGATGGAGGAGGTGGGCAACCGCCAGACCATCGTCATCACGGAGCTGCCCTACGCGGTCAACCCGGACAACCTCATCACCAACATCGCGGACCAGGTCGCCAACGGCAAGCTCGCCGGCATCTCCAAGATTGACGACGAATCCTCCGACCGGGTCGGCATGCGCATCGTGGTCACCCTCAAGCGCGACGCCGTGCCCCGCGTGGTGCTCAACAACCTGTACAAGCACTCGCAGCTGGAGTCGAACTTCTCCGCGAACATGCTTTCCATCGTCGACGGCGTACCGCGCACCCTGCGCCTGGACCAGATGCTCACGTTCTACGTGCTGCACCAGATCGAGGTCATCGTCCGGCGCACCCAGTACCGCCTCGACGAGGCCGAGAAGCGCGCCCACATCCTCCGCGGCCTGGTCAAGGCCCTGGATATGCTCGACGAGGTCATCGCTCTCATCCGCCGCTCGCCCACGGTCGACGAGGCTCGCACCGGCCTGATGGAGCTTCTCGACGTCGACGAGATCCAGGCCGACGCCATCCTGGCGATGCAGCTGCGCCGCTTGGCAGCCCTCGAGCGCCAGAAGATCATCGACGAGCTCGCCGAGATCGAGCTGGAGATCGCCGACCTCAAGGACATCCTCTCCAACCCGGAGCGCCAGCGCCAGATCGTCCGCGATGAGCTGAAGGAGATCGTCGACAAGTACGGCGACGAACGCCGCACCACCTTGATCGCCGACACCGGCGACGTCAACGCCGAGGACCTCATCGCACGCGAGAACGTCGTGGTCACCATCACCCAGACCGGCTACGCCAAGCGCACCAAGGTCGATGCCTACAAGTCGCAGAAGCGCGGGGGCAAGGGTGTGCGCGGCGCGGAGCTCAAGCAAGACGACGTGGTGAAGAACTTCTTCATCTGTTCCACCCACGACTGGATCCTGTTCTTCACCAACTTCGGCCGCGTCTACCGCCTGAAGACATACCAGCTGCCCGAGGCGTCGCGCACCGCGCGCGGCCAGCACGTGGCCAACCTCCTCGAGCTCCAGCCCGAGGAGCGCATTACGCAGGTCATCCAGATCCGCACCTACGAGGATGCGCCCTACCTGGTGCTGGCCACCAAGGACGGCCGCGTGAAGAAGTCCCGCCTGACGGACTACGAATCCGCCCGCCAGGCCGGGCTCATCGCCATCAACCTCAACGAGGGTGACGCGCTCATCGGCGCCCAGCTTGTCGACGACGGCGACGACGTCCTCCTTGTCTCCGAGAAGGGCCAGGCCATCCGCTTCACGGCGGACGACGAACAGCTCCGTCCCATGGGCCGCGCCACGGCCGGCGTCAAGGGCATGCGATTCCGCGACGACGACCAGCTCCTGGCCATGACCGTCGTGCGCGACGGCGAGTTCCTGCTTGTGGCCACCTCCGGTGGTTACGGCAAACGCACCCCGATCGGCGAGTACGCCACCCAGGGCCGCGGCGGCCTCGGCGTGATGACGTTCAAGTACTCACCCAAGCGCGGCAAACTTATCGGCGCCCTGGCTGTGGACGAGGACGACCAGATCTTCGCCATCACTGCAGCCGGTGGGGTGATCCGTACCGAGGTCAACCAGATCCGGCCGTCGTCACGCGCGACCATGGGTGTGCGCCTCGTGGACCTCGCCGAGGGCAATGAGCTGCTCGCCATCGACGTCAACGTCGAGGACGAGGGTGAGGACGAGGCCAACGCCGTCGCCCGCGGGGAAAGAACGCTTGAGGAAGCCATGGCCGAGCTCCCTGGCGTAAAGTCTGATGAAACTTTCGTCGAGCCGAACGAAGAGGACACCGATGACGACGAGTAG
- the gyrB gene encoding DNA topoisomerase (ATP-hydrolyzing) subunit B: protein MATTEPQYDASSITILEGLEAVRKRPGMYIGSTGERGLHHLVWEVVDNSVDEAMAGYADKVTVTLLEDGGVEVVDNGRGIPVAMHSTGIPTVQVVMTQLHAGGKFDSDSYAVSGGLHGVGISVVNALSTRVETHIKRDGKHWYQNFNNSVPEELVEGDNARGTGTSQRFWADPEIFETTTYNYDTISKRLQEMAFLNKGLTITLRDERVTEEELELEKIAEEGDTAQLLDGDSFDDDALSDDTAEPVDEELETPKKKRERTVTFHYPEGLVDYVNHLNKGKTPVHPSIIDLDVKGENHELELAMQWNTSFKESVHTFANTINTHEGGTHEEGFRSALTSLMNRYAREHKLIKEKDTNLTGDDCREGLAAVISVRVSDPQFEGQTKTKLGNTEIKGFVQRAVNEHLAFWFDANPAEAKAVINKAVASSQARIAARKARDLVRRKSANDMGGLPGKLADCRTKDPKLSELFIVEGDSAGGSAKQGRDSMYQAILPIRGKILNVEKARLDKVLKNAEVQAIITALGTGINEEFDIAKLRYHKFVLMADADVDGQHIATLLLTLVFRFMPDLIEHGHVYLANPPLYKLKWGKGEPGYAYSDDERDELLKAGIEAGRKINTDDGIQRYKGLGEMNPNELWETTLDPETRILRQVEMTDAQRADELFSILMGDDVAARRSFITRKAKDVRFLDV, encoded by the coding sequence GTGGCAACCACTGAACCCCAGTACGACGCTTCATCGATCACTATTCTTGAGGGCCTCGAGGCTGTCCGTAAGCGCCCCGGCATGTACATCGGCTCCACCGGCGAGCGCGGCCTTCACCACCTGGTGTGGGAGGTCGTGGACAACTCCGTCGATGAAGCGATGGCCGGGTACGCCGACAAGGTGACCGTCACGCTGCTCGAGGACGGCGGCGTCGAGGTCGTGGACAACGGCCGTGGCATTCCCGTGGCGATGCACTCGACCGGCATCCCCACCGTCCAGGTGGTCATGACCCAGCTGCACGCCGGCGGCAAGTTCGACTCCGACTCCTATGCGGTGTCCGGCGGTCTGCACGGCGTGGGTATCTCGGTGGTCAACGCACTGTCGACGCGCGTCGAGACGCACATCAAACGCGACGGCAAGCACTGGTACCAGAACTTCAACAACTCCGTTCCGGAGGAGCTCGTCGAGGGCGACAACGCGCGCGGCACCGGCACGTCGCAGCGTTTCTGGGCCGATCCCGAGATCTTTGAGACCACCACCTACAACTACGACACCATCTCCAAGCGCCTCCAGGAGATGGCCTTCCTCAACAAGGGCCTGACCATCACGCTTCGCGACGAGCGGGTCACCGAAGAGGAACTCGAACTGGAGAAGATCGCCGAGGAGGGCGACACCGCCCAGCTTCTCGACGGCGACTCCTTCGACGACGACGCGCTGTCCGACGACACCGCCGAGCCGGTGGACGAGGAGCTGGAGACCCCGAAGAAGAAGCGCGAGCGCACGGTCACCTTCCACTACCCGGAGGGGCTGGTGGACTACGTCAACCACCTCAATAAGGGCAAGACCCCGGTCCACCCGTCGATCATCGACCTCGACGTCAAGGGCGAGAACCACGAGCTCGAGCTGGCCATGCAGTGGAACACCAGCTTCAAGGAGTCGGTGCACACCTTCGCCAACACCATCAACACCCACGAGGGCGGCACCCACGAGGAGGGCTTCCGCTCAGCGCTGACCTCGCTGATGAACCGCTACGCGCGTGAGCACAAGCTCATCAAGGAGAAGGACACCAACCTCACCGGCGACGACTGCCGCGAGGGCCTGGCCGCCGTCATCTCCGTGCGTGTCTCTGATCCCCAGTTCGAGGGACAGACGAAGACCAAGCTGGGCAACACCGAGATCAAGGGTTTTGTGCAGCGTGCGGTCAACGAGCACCTGGCGTTCTGGTTCGACGCCAACCCGGCCGAGGCCAAGGCCGTGATCAACAAGGCGGTCGCGTCCTCGCAGGCGCGCATCGCCGCGCGCAAGGCTCGTGACCTGGTGCGTCGCAAGTCCGCCAACGACATGGGCGGCCTGCCCGGCAAGCTCGCCGACTGCCGCACCAAGGATCCCAAGCTGTCCGAGCTGTTCATCGTGGAGGGTGACTCCGCAGGTGGTTCCGCCAAGCAGGGCCGCGACTCCATGTACCAGGCGATCCTGCCCATCCGCGGCAAGATCCTCAACGTGGAGAAGGCCCGGCTGGACAAGGTGCTGAAGAACGCCGAGGTCCAGGCGATCATCACCGCGCTGGGTACGGGCATCAACGAAGAGTTCGATATTGCCAAGCTGCGCTACCACAAGTTTGTGCTCATGGCCGATGCCGATGTCGACGGCCAGCACATCGCCACCCTGCTGTTGACCCTGGTCTTCCGCTTCATGCCGGATCTCATTGAGCACGGCCACGTCTACCTGGCCAACCCGCCGCTGTACAAACTCAAGTGGGGCAAGGGTGAGCCGGGCTACGCGTACTCGGACGACGAGCGTGACGAGCTGCTCAAGGCCGGCATCGAGGCCGGCCGCAAGATCAACACGGACGACGGCATCCAGCGCTACAAGGGTCTGGGTGAGATGAACCCCAACGAGCTGTGGGAGACCACCCTCGACCCGGAGACCCGCATCCTGCGCCAGGTGGAGATGACCGACGCCCAGCGCGCCGACGAGCTCTTCAGCATCCTCATGGGTGACGACGTCGCCGCTCGCCGCTCCTTCATCACCCGCAAGGCCAAGGACGTGCGTTTCCTCGACGTCTAG
- a CDS encoding DciA family protein: MDDKQRDDAVEAAFDKIREVARRRGGPLPNLSAQGTTAQPRRSANQVPGEAPVIPGVEVPGVEKRSYYRGPGRPSGPDGRRPRRPLDVPQLGSVVGREITRRGWQHELASGWVTGHWEYLVGEQIAEHTRVEMIKDGQLFITCTSTAWATNLKYMQHTILQKIAEKVGPDVITGLKIFGPKVPSWRKGPLHIKGRGPRDTYG; the protein is encoded by the coding sequence ATGGACGATAAGCAGCGCGACGACGCCGTCGAAGCGGCCTTTGACAAAATCCGCGAGGTGGCCAGGCGCCGTGGCGGACCATTGCCGAATCTCTCGGCGCAGGGCACCACGGCTCAGCCCAGGCGATCCGCGAATCAGGTTCCGGGCGAAGCGCCGGTGATTCCTGGTGTGGAGGTCCCGGGCGTCGAGAAGCGATCCTATTACCGTGGTCCGGGTCGACCGTCGGGTCCGGACGGGCGCAGGCCGCGGCGCCCGCTCGACGTTCCCCAACTCGGATCGGTGGTGGGCAGGGAGATCACCCGGCGGGGCTGGCAGCACGAGCTCGCGTCCGGCTGGGTGACGGGGCACTGGGAATACCTGGTCGGGGAGCAGATCGCGGAGCACACGCGCGTGGAGATGATCAAGGACGGGCAGTTGTTCATCACGTGCACGTCCACCGCCTGGGCCACGAACCTGAAGTACATGCAGCACACGATTCTGCAGAAGATCGCCGAGAAGGTCGGCCCGGACGTCATCACCGGGCTAAAGATTTTTGGGCCGAAGGTCCCGAGTTGGCGCAAGGGCCCGCTGCACATCAAGGGCCGCGGTCCCAGGGACACGTACGGATAA